CGTCCGGCAAGGAATGTGTGCCTTCGCATCTGGTTCTGGGAAGCGCCCTCAAATATTTTTTCTCCGATAAATATCGCAAAGACGAAATCTATCTTTTATTTGTTCCTACTACATCAGGACCATGCCGTACAGGCCAATATTCCGTTTTCTTTGAAAATATTTTTAAAGATTTGCGGCTGGAAAATGTTGTTATCTTTTCCTTGGACTCAGACAACTCCTACAATGAGCTAGGTCCTGAATTTTCCAAATTTACCTGGTGGGGAATTCTTATTGGCGATTATATGAAAGATTTGGAAACTTCCTTAATAACCTGCGCGGCTGATCCGGAAAAAGCGATCACGGATTACGATAAACTTTGGCGCAAAATGATCAGCGTAGCCGAAAGAGATGTAACTAAGATTCTTCCCGTTTTAAAGGAAATATCCCACGATGTTGCCAATATCCCTTTAAAGAACAAAATGGAGAAATGTCCCAAGGTGCTCATAGTCGGAGAGATATACGTGCGTCGCGACGATTTTGCCGTGGGTGAATTAATTCAGCATCTGAGCAGACGCGGAATTATCGGCAAGGTATCCAGCGTTGCAGAATGGTTTTACTACTGCGATTTTGTACGGCGTCATGAACTTAAAAAAAGACTTGATTTGCTTCCCTGGTATCGTCGTTTTTTTTCACAAGAGTTTATGGATCTGATCAAATGGAATATCGAACAGGCTTACAAACATAATGTAGGAAAAAATATCCGCGAGACACTTGCTGTAACCCACTTGATTCCGGATTCTCCGCATAATATGGAAGAGATTATGAAAAATACCGGAAAGCATTTTGTTAGTCATGAGCTTTATTCAGAAATAAGCATATCCAGCGGTGTTGCTGCCACGGCAATGATGGACGGGTATTCCGGGATAGTAAATATTTCGCCTTTTGCCTGTCTTATCGGTCGTGTTATCGAAGGGGTTCTGACCCCCTGGGCCAGAGAACAAAAATATCCTATTATCTCCATTGAAATTGATGGTAATCTTTTGCCTCCCAATGTCCTGAACAAGCTGGAAATATTTATGCTCAACGTTCAGAGATTTAAAGTTAACGAAGATACAAAAACAATGCTAGAATAATAATCAGCAAGGATAAAAGCTTCAGTATGAAAAAAGATATGACTGGAATCATTTTAGCCGGCGGCAAGAATTCCCGCATGGGAACCAACAAAGCTTTTCTTGAAATTAATGGAATCCGCCTGATTGATAATATTTTAGCTATCTATCAAAATATATTTTCTGAAATAATTATTGTTACCAATGATCCCTTATCATACACAGAATTCTCTGATACGATTATTGTTACCGATATTTACAAAGAAAAAGGCGCTTTAGGTGGAATTTACACCGGTTTATTTTATGCTACATATGATTACTCTTTTGTTGCTGCATGCGACATGCCTTTTTTAAATGAAGATTTTATTATTTATCTAACGGGACAAGCGAATAACAAACATGATATTATAGTTCCTCAACTCCCTGAAGGGTTTCAGCCTCTGCACGCCATCTATTCTAAAAATTGTCTTTCTCACATAAATAAACTGTTAAGTGTGAACAAACTCAAAATTGCCGGCTTTTACAAAGAAGTACGGCTTTTTCCTGTTGCTGAAGAAAG
The sequence above is a segment of the Deltaproteobacteria bacterium HGW-Deltaproteobacteria-2 genome. Coding sequences within it:
- a CDS encoding molybdenum cofactor guanylyltransferase, producing the protein MKKDMTGIILAGGKNSRMGTNKAFLEINGIRLIDNILAIYQNIFSEIIIVTNDPLSYTEFSDTIIVTDIYKEKGALGGIYTGLFYATYDYSFVAACDMPFLNEDFIIYLTGQANNKHDIIVPQLPEGFQPLHAIYSKNCLSHINKLLSVNKLKIAGFYKEVRLFPVAEESIKPFNKDGRLFLNINTPEDLKKEQKGPF